In a single window of the Balaenoptera acutorostrata chromosome 3, mBalAcu1.1, whole genome shotgun sequence genome:
- the LOC130707524 gene encoding cyclin-Y-like protein 1 isoform X4, translated as MSAKAIESGGGDAIDPFRPESPSDDLALEPNPSDHPRPSTVFRSKSQTEVREKRTSSPLNHVSPGQLTKKYNSCSTIFLDDSIVSQPNLRTTIKRMTLAIYYHIKNRAADRSLDIFDERLHPLTREKIPEEYFEHDPEHEFIYRFVRTLFSAALLTAECAVVTLVYLERLLTYAEIDMCPTNWKRIVLGAILLASKLWDDQAVWDVDYCQILEDVTVEDMNEMERHCLELLHFNINVPFSVYAKYYFDLRSLADDNNLNVLFTPLSEERAQNLKAISRLCDDEYKDVCRAAMRRSFSADNFIGIRRSNAILS; from the exons ACTTAGCTTTGGAACCAAACCCTTCTGACCACCCAAGGCCAAGCACAGTTTTTCGGAGCAAATCTCAAACAGAGG tgcgGGAAAAGAGGACGAGCAGCCCTTTAAACCAT gtATCTCCAGGGCAGCTTACTAAAAAGTATAACTCATGCTCAACAATATTTCTAGATGACAGCATAGTCAGCCAGCCTAATCTTAGAACCACAATAAAACG tatgaccttagcaatatattaccacataaagaacag agctGCAGATAGATCCTTGGATATTTTTGATGAGAGATTACATCCACTCACA cgaGAAAAGATTCCAGAGGAATACTTCGAGCATGATCCTGAACACGAATTCATTTACAGATTTGTTCGTACTCTTTTTAGTGCCGCACTGCTAACTGCTGAATGTGCAGTAGTAACTttg GTTTACTTAGAAAGGCTTTTAACTTATGCTGAGATCGACATGTGccccactaactggaaaagaattgTTTTGGGAGCCATTCTTCTTGCCTCCAAGCTTTGGGACGATCAGGCTGTATGGGATGTGGACTACTGCCAGATCCTCGAGGACGTTACAGTTGAGGACAT gaatgaGATGGAAAGGCACTGCCTGGAGCtacttcattttaatattaatgttcctttcagtgtgtatgCCAAATACTACTTTGACCTTCGCTCCTTAGCAGATGACAACAACCTGAATGTTCTATTCACTCCTCTTAGCgaagaaagagcacagaactTAAAG GCCATTTCCAGATTGTGTGACGACGAATACAAAGACGTGTGTAGAGCTGCTATGAGAAGGTCTTTCAGCGCTGATAATTTCATTGGTATTCGGCGCTCCAATGCCATCCTCTCTTAA
- the LOC130707524 gene encoding cyclin-Y-like protein 1 isoform X5 produces the protein MTLAIYYHIKNRAADRSLDIFDERLHPLTREKIPEEYFEHDPEHEFIYRFVRTLFSAALLTAECAVVTLVYLERLLTYAEIDMCPTNWKRIVLGAILLASKLWDDQAVWDVDYCQILEDVTVEDMNEMERHCLELLHFNINVPFSVYAKYYFDLRSLADDNNLNVLFTPLSEERAQNLKAISRLCDDEYKDVCRAAMRRSFSADNFIGIRRSNAILS, from the exons atgaccttagcaatatattaccacataaagaacag agctGCAGATAGATCCTTGGATATTTTTGATGAGAGATTACATCCACTCACA cgaGAAAAGATTCCAGAGGAATACTTCGAGCATGATCCTGAACACGAATTCATTTACAGATTTGTTCGTACTCTTTTTAGTGCCGCACTGCTAACTGCTGAATGTGCAGTAGTAACTttg GTTTACTTAGAAAGGCTTTTAACTTATGCTGAGATCGACATGTGccccactaactggaaaagaattgTTTTGGGAGCCATTCTTCTTGCCTCCAAGCTTTGGGACGATCAGGCTGTATGGGATGTGGACTACTGCCAGATCCTCGAGGACGTTACAGTTGAGGACAT gaatgaGATGGAAAGGCACTGCCTGGAGCtacttcattttaatattaatgttcctttcagtgtgtatgCCAAATACTACTTTGACCTTCGCTCCTTAGCAGATGACAACAACCTGAATGTTCTATTCACTCCTCTTAGCgaagaaagagcacagaactTAAAG GCCATTTCCAGATTGTGTGACGACGAATACAAAGACGTGTGTAGAGCTGCTATGAGAAGGTCTTTCAGCGCTGATAATTTCATTGGTATTCGGCGCTCCAATGCCATCCTCTCTTAA
- the LOC130707534 gene encoding 10 kDa heat shock protein, mitochondrial-like, with the protein MAGQAFRKFLPLFDRVLVERSAPEVVTKGGIMLPEKSQGKVLQAMVVAVGSGSKGKAGEIQPVSVKVGDKVLLPEYGGTKVVLDDKDYFLFRDGDILGKYVD; encoded by the coding sequence ATGGCAGGACAggcatttagaaagtttcttcccctctttgaccGAGTATTAGTTGAAAGAAGTGCACCCGAAGTTGTAACCAAAGGAGGCATTATGCTTCCAGAAAAATCGCAAGGAAAAGTATTGCAAGCAATGGTAGTAGCTGTTGGATCAGGCTCTAAAGGAAAGGCTGGAGAGATTCAACCAGTTAGTGTGAAAGTTGGAGATAAAGTTCTTCTCCCAGAATACGGAGGCACCAAAGTAGTTCTAGATGACAAGGATTATTTCCTATTTAGAGATGGTGACATTCTTGGAAAATATGTCGACTAA
- the LOC130707530 gene encoding uncharacterized protein C2orf78-like, producing MGMGLKEIQPTNIRPPASTSAISHPVSAQRITETSFQVMETYPLMKNSLGLQPPSQTAFLWTDRELVKMKHQSAGEREEENDGNRFWETIFTLCFVCSCMWDLRSPARD from the exons atgggaatgggactgaaggagattcagcccacaaatatccgaccaccagcttccacctctgcaatcagccaccctgtgtctgctcaacgcatcacagaaacaagttttcaag tgatggagacttacccgctgatgaaaaattccctgggattgcaacctccaagccagacagctttcctatggactgacagagaacttgtcaagatgaaacaccagtctgcgggagaaagggaagaagagaatgatggaaatcgtttctgggaaactatttttacattatgttttgtttgttcctg catgtgggatcttcgctccccagccagggattga